From Larus michahellis chromosome 5, bLarMic1.1, whole genome shotgun sequence, the proteins below share one genomic window:
- the CYP2U1 gene encoding cytochrome P450 2U1 — protein MAAADAGGWTWLLRAPTATELLLAALCWLGCYWLLRGRRRALPGLPPGPAPWPLVGNFAFALLPPPLLRRWAVEVRGGGRGSPAFSPHVFLTGLTKMYGSVFRLFVGSRPFIVLNTFGAVREALVQKAEVFSDRPSVPIVLMITRKKGVIFAPYGPVWKQQRKFSLSTLRHFGVGRHSLEPKIIEELKFIKEEMLKHGKDSFNPFPIIRNAVSNVICSMAFGKRFNYEDVEFKTMLKNMARALELSVNSYMILVNICPWLYYLPFGPFRELRKTELDITAFLKKIIAQHRDTLDTANPRDFIDMYFIHAEEEKNNKESSFNEDYLFFIIGDLFIAGTDTTSNTLLWCLLYMSLYPEVQEKVHAEIEAVLGRDKVPSLTHKAQMPFTEATIMEVQRMTAVVPLSIPRMASETAVLQGYTIPKGSVIVPNLWSVHRDPNIWEKPDEFQPSRFLDENGQLIKKEAFIPFGMGKRVCMGEQLAKMELFLIFASLMQSFTFLYPENAAKPSMDGRFGLTLAPCPFNIIALKK, from the exons TGGCTGCTGCGGGCACCCACCGCCACCGAGCTGCTGCTGGCGGCCCTGTGCTGGCTGGGCTGCTACTGGCTgctgcgggggcggcggcgggcgctgccggggctgccgccgggcCCGGCGCCCTGGCCGCTGGTGGGCAACTTCGCCTTCgccctgctgccgccgccgctgctgagGCGGTGGGCGGTGGaggtgcggggcggcggccggggctccCCCGCCTTCTCCCCTCACGTCTTCCTCACCGGCCTCACCAAGATGTACGGCAGCGTCTTCCGCCTCTTCGTGGGCAGCCGCCCCTTCATCGTCCTCAACACCTTCGGGGCGGTGCGGGAGGCGCTGGTGCAGAAGGCGGAGGTGTTCAGCGACCGGCCCTCCGTCCCCATCGTCCTCATGATCACCCGCAAGAAGG gTGTTATTTTTGCACCTTATGGCCCTGTCTGGAAGCAACAGAGGAAATTCTCTCTCTCAACACTGCGTCATTTTGGAGTAGGAAGACACAGCTTAGAGCCTAAAATCATTGAGGAACTGAAGTTTATAAAGGAGGAAATGTTGAAGCATGGAAAGGATTCATTTAATCCCTTTCCAATCATTCGCAATGCAGTGTCCAATGTTATCTGTTCCATGGCCTTTGGCAAGCGTTTTAACTACGAAGATGTTGAGTTCAAGACGATGCTGAAGAACATGGCCCGTGCACTAGAGCTAAGTGTGAACAGCTATATGATCCTAGTCAATATCTGCCCTTGGCTGTACTACCTTCCCTTTGGGCCTTTCCGGGAACTTAGGAAAACAGAATTAGATATTActgcttttctaaagaaaataattgcacaGCACAGGGACACACTGGATACAGCAAATCCCAGGGACTTCATTGATATGTACTTCATCCATGcggaagaagaaaagaacaacaagGAGAGCAGTTTTAATGAAGACTACCTATTTTTTATCATTGGTGATCTCTTCATCGCAGGCACAGACACTACTTCCAACACATTACTGTGGTGCTTGCTCTACATGTCTCTTTACCCAGAAGTACAAG AGAAGGTTCATGCAGAAATTGAAGCAGTTCTAGGACGTGACAAAGTTCCCTCTCTTACCCACAAGGCTCAAATGCCCTTCACAGAGGCAACCATTATGGAAGTGCAGAGGATGACTGCAGTTGTTCCCCTTTCTATTCCTCGAATGGCCTCAGAAACTGCTG TGCTGCAGGGATATACTATTCCGAAGGGCAGTGTGATCGTGCCCAACTTGTGGTCAGTACACAGAGATCCTAACATTTGGGAGAAACCAGATGAATTTCAACCATCAAGATTTCTGGATGAGAATGGACAGCTAATTAAGAAAGAGGCATTCATTCCTTTTGGAATGG GTAAACGTGTGTGCATGGGAGAGCAGTTGGCAAAAATGGAGCTGTTCTTAATTTTTGCAAGTCTAATGCAAAGTTTTACCTTTTTGTATCCTGAAAATGCTGCAAAGCCATCTATGGATGGAAGGTTTGGTCTAACTTTAGCTCCATGCCCATTCAATATAATAGCTTTGAAGAAATGA